The following is a genomic window from Methanobrevibacter sp..
CCAAATTCCACCTGAGTATGAAGGGGGAAGGAATGAAAGCGATTTTTACCTTAAGGATACTGTATTTGACTTTGGGCTTGTGACATTGGAAACCGATAAGTCACTTAAAAACAATTATGGCTATGAATCCACCAATGATGAGCTTTATGATGTTGAAGAGATGGAAATCGACGGACATCATGCCGTTGCATTCTATAGCCATAGAAGCATCTGCAACCATGACGTTACCTATCTCTACTTTGAGTCAAACAAGACATTCTATGCACTCTCCTATGATGGAAATGAGGTCAATGATACAATGAAAAAGATTGTTTCATATAGTCCTAAATCAGCATTCAGCAAAGAGAAATTCGATGAGAAATTAAACAAGATGCAGGATGACTATGTTGAAGAGCAAAGGGAATACGAGGAAGCCTATGCCTATGAGGAAGGATATAGAAACGGATATTCCCAAGGAAGCTTAAGCCACAGAAACAATCATGACGATTACTTTGCATACTATCTGTTCTACAGATTGGGGAAAAGAAGTCGTTAAAAATTAAAATCTTGTAAATTTGTAAAAAAGCAATGAAATAAGATTAACTAATAAAAAAATAAAATAAAACTAATAAAAAATATGATAAGAATCAATATTCTTATCTAAATTCTTTTTTTAAAACTTTAATGAATTAAAATTAAAGGCTAGGCCATGCCATATCATTGAAGAAGATCAAGTCAACTTCATCTCCCTTTTCGATTCCTTCATGGTTTTCATCAATGATTATATAGCAATTTGCTTCAACCATGGACCTTATTATTCCAGAACCTCTGTTCAATACATGATGGACACCATTGTCATCAGCCACTGCACGTATATAATCGGTTCTGCCAAGGGATGAAGGTATTTTTGCCTGGGATATTCTTTTTATGACCTTATGGGAATAATCAAGTCCTTGCATTTTAAACAAGTAATGCCTTGCAATTATATCAAATTGACCCATAGCGGCTACAGGCTGACCTGAAAGCATGAAGACCTGAGTTCCATTGACAATACCTGCACCTACAGGCTTTCCAGGCCTCATTGCAACACCATGGAACAATACTTCACCTAATTCTTCAACTGCTTCGATAACCACATCACCTTTGCTGATTGCGGTTCCGCCTGTTGTGATGACAACATCATATTCCTTGCTTGCCTTGTCAATGGCTTCCTTGACCGCTTCAAAATCATCTGCCCCATGTTCTATATCAACAATGGCTCCAGCGCTTCTAATCAATGCTGCAATGGTGAATTGATTGGAATTGATTATCTTAGCCATGTCAAGCTCTGGAGAAGGCTCCACCAATTCATTGCCGGTAATCAGCAATTTCACTCTTGGCTTCCTATATACTTCAACTTCACTGTGACCTGCTGAAGCAATCAAGCCCATTTCCTGAGGCCTGATTAAAACGTTTGCACATAATATCTCATCTCCTTCTGCAATGTCTTCAGCCTTTGGAGAAATGTTTTCGCCAGGAGTTACCTGTGAATGGATTTCAAGATTGTCTCCATCCTCATAAGTGAATTCCTTCATCAAAACGGCATTAGCGCCATTTGGAATCGGGGCACCGGTAGCTATTACAATAGCTTCGCCATTGGATAATGTCTTATCTGAAAAATCCCCTGCTCCAATTCTATCAATGATCCTTAATTCCTTTATGACATTATTTGAAGCACCGAAAGTGTCTTCCGCTATCACGGCATATCCATCCATAGCTGATTTGTCAAATGGAGGGGAATTGTGATAGGAGGAAATGGAATGAGCCAAAACTCTGCCTTGAGAATCTCTTACATGTATCCTTTCAGTATCCATCAACTTCTGATTCCCATCAATTTTAGCCAACGCATCTTCCAATGGGATTAAATTTGATATAAATTTCATATTATCGTCCATAAAAATAAATTATAAAATAAAAATAATTAATTAAAAAAATAAAAAATTATAATTAGATTTAGATAGAATAATCTAATGAAATTATAATTTAAAACTCAGAATCTATTTGATTAAGCCATATACTTTTCAATGACACCATGATAAGCATCATCCAAATCAGCTACAGCCAAATCTACAATATTTTCATTCTCTTTATTGATAACTAATGAATCTCCTTTGACTTCACCGATAATCGCAGCATCAACATCAATTGCACTGATTATTTCATCTGCCTTATCTGTACTTGCAGTTATGATGAATCTAGCATGAGATTCTGAGAACAGTAAGTTATTGTCGCTGATTCCCTCTTCAGCTGGAATCTTGCTGATGTCCACTTCACAGCCTATTTTGCTGCTTAAAGCCATTTCAGATAATGCAATGGCTATTCCACCAGCGGAAACATCGTGAACAGCGGTTATTCCAAGTTCTTCTTCTCCTTCAAGGTATTTGGTGTAATCAGCATCGTTTTCAATCAAGTCAAGGATAGTGTTTGCAGATGCCAATTCATCATCGATTCTGATTTTAGGAGCATCTCCCTGTTCCAATCCATGAACCGCTCTGTGATATTCGGAACCTCCAAGCTCATCATAGGTTTTACCGATGATTATGATCTTATCCCCCTCTTCCTTGAATGGAAGTGTTCTGATGCTTGAGAGCTTTTCAACACCAATGACACCTACAGCAGGTGTTGGGTTGATTTTGATTCCTTCGGTTTCATTGTAGAAACTTACATTACCACTGATTACAGGAGCTTCGAATTTAGCTGCTATGTCAGACATTCCTCTGATGCACTCCTTGAACTGCCAGAGGATTTCAGGGGTTTCAGGATTACCGAAGTTAAGGCAGTCTACGATTGCATAAGGCTTTGCACCCATTGAAACCACATTACGAATGGCTTCAGCCACACTTCCTGCTCCACCGTCATATGGGGAGAGTTTTGTGTGGATTGTATTTGAATCTGCAGTCAATGCAACTGCTGTTTCGCCGTCAATTTGCAATACTGCCGCATCATCTCCAGGCTTTACAACGGTTCTGGTTTGAACCTCATGGTCGTATTGCTTGTAAACCCATTCCTTGCTTGCAACGTTAGGGGAAGACAATATCTTGATTAATGAGTCATCTATTGGCCCGTCTTCAACTTCAAGCAAATCAGTTGGCTTTGCAGGTTCCCTCATTTCCCTATTGAGTGAAGGAGGATCTGCCAAGAGAATGGTTGGAACATCACATAATGTCTGAAGTTCCTCTTCCGCATCGAAGTCTTTGACAACCATATGGTTTCCATCGGTAACTTCACCGATTACTGCAGAAGGAATTTCATGCTTGTCACAAATGGTTTGAGCCAATTCGACATCCTTAGGATTGATTACAAAGATCATACGTTCCTGTGATTCTGAAAGCATGATTTCATAAGGGGTCATTCCCTCTTCACGAAGAGGAATGGCATTAAGATCCACTACCGCACCGTTTCCAGACTTGTCTACAAGTTCTGATACGCAACAGGTGAGGCCACCTCCACCTAAATCCTTTACACCGGAACAGTCAATCTTTTCGAGGATTTCAAGTGAAGCTTCAAGCACTCTCTTTTTGGTGAATGGGTCTGCAACCTGCACAGCAGGACGGTCTTCCTTTTCAGAATCGGAAGTCAATTCCTCAGATGCGAAGGTCACTCCATGAATTCCATCCCTACCGGTGGTTCCACCCATAAGCAGGAAAACATCACCGACATTTGGAGCAATGGCTAATACGATTTCATCCTTTTTCACAAGCCCTGCACACAATACGTTTACAAGAGGGTTTGTTCTGAATGATTCGTCAAATTCAATCTCACCGGCAACGGTAGGAACTCCTACCCTGTTACCATAGTCGGAGATTCCCTCTACAACATGCTCAAAGAGGTATCTTGATTTCTGGTCTTCAAGAGGACCGAAACGTAAGCTGTCAAGAAGAGCTATTGGCATTGCACCCATAGAGATAATGTCCCTTAGGATTCCTCCAATACCGGTTCCCGCTCCACCGTAAGGTTCAATGGCTGAAGGGTGATTATGACTTTCCATACCTACAGCAAGAGCATACTCGTCTGTGATGGATACAAGCCCTGCATCATCTCCAGGACCTAGAATAATGTTTTCTCCT
Proteins encoded in this region:
- the glp gene encoding gephyrin-like molybdotransferase Glp, translating into MKFISNLIPLEDALAKIDGNQKLMDTERIHVRDSQGRVLAHSISSYHNSPPFDKSAMDGYAVIAEDTFGASNNVIKELRIIDRIGAGDFSDKTLSNGEAIVIATGAPIPNGANAVLMKEFTYEDGDNLEIHSQVTPGENISPKAEDIAEGDEILCANVLIRPQEMGLIASAGHSEVEVYRKPRVKLLITGNELVEPSPELDMAKIINSNQFTIAALIRSAGAIVDIEHGADDFEAVKEAIDKASKEYDVVITTGGTAISKGDVVIEAVEELGEVLFHGVAMRPGKPVGAGIVNGTQVFMLSGQPVAAMGQFDIIARHYLFKMQGLDYSHKVIKRISQAKIPSSLGRTDYIRAVADDNGVHHVLNRGSGIIRSMVEANCYIIIDENHEGIEKGDEVDLIFFNDMAWPSL
- the purL gene encoding phosphoribosylformylglycinamidine synthase subunit PurL; translation: MTLTDSEVKYIEGILGREMNELEEGMLDVMFSEHCSYKSSRPILKMFPTEGENIILGPGDDAGLVSITDEYALAVGMESHNHPSAIEPYGGAGTGIGGILRDIISMGAMPIALLDSLRFGPLEDQKSRYLFEHVVEGISDYGNRVGVPTVAGEIEFDESFRTNPLVNVLCAGLVKKDEIVLAIAPNVGDVFLLMGGTTGRDGIHGVTFASEELTSDSEKEDRPAVQVADPFTKKRVLEASLEILEKIDCSGVKDLGGGGLTCCVSELVDKSGNGAVVDLNAIPLREEGMTPYEIMLSESQERMIFVINPKDVELAQTICDKHEIPSAVIGEVTDGNHMVVKDFDAEEELQTLCDVPTILLADPPSLNREMREPAKPTDLLEVEDGPIDDSLIKILSSPNVASKEWVYKQYDHEVQTRTVVKPGDDAAVLQIDGETAVALTADSNTIHTKLSPYDGGAGSVAEAIRNVVSMGAKPYAIVDCLNFGNPETPEILWQFKECIRGMSDIAAKFEAPVISGNVSFYNETEGIKINPTPAVGVIGVEKLSSIRTLPFKEEGDKIIIIGKTYDELGGSEYHRAVHGLEQGDAPKIRIDDELASANTILDLIENDADYTKYLEGEEELGITAVHDVSAGGIAIALSEMALSSKIGCEVDISKIPAEEGISDNNLLFSESHARFIITASTDKADEIISAIDVDAAIIGEVKGDSLVINKENENIVDLAVADLDDAYHGVIEKYMA